From Novosphingobium sp. MMS21-SN21R, the proteins below share one genomic window:
- a CDS encoding malonyl-CoA synthase: MPETPADMLSLFLATCESAPQAPFLIAADGTILTYDAARRRSAQIAGAFRAAGVQPGDRVAIQTEKSQTALLTWLAALQTGAVYLPLNTGYTTGELRYFLGDAAPALLLCRPEDESALAALCAEIGVPALLTLDAQGTGGTLVSAADAQPEAFTPAPLAADGLAAILYTSGTTGRSKGAMLTHANLASNALTLREYWRFTAADRLLHALPIFHTHGLFVATNTTIAAGSAMIFLPRFDADDLVRLMPQASVLMGVPTFYTRLLSHPGFTRDLAAHMRLFISGSAPLSAETHREFSALTGQAILERYGMTETNMNTSNPYHGLRKPGSVGFPLPGTALRIADPESGTVLPQGEIGGIEVRGANVFCGYWQMPEKTAQEFRADGFFITGDMGLIDADGYVHIVGRAKDLIIAGGFNIYPAEVEAALDEIPGIAESAVIGVPHPDLGEGVVAVVRAADPALDQAAVLAALKDRLARFKQPRAVIFASDLPRNAMGKVQKNVLREEHAGLFAGKA; this comes from the coding sequence TTGCCTGAAACACCTGCCGACATGCTCTCGCTGTTTCTCGCCACATGCGAGAGCGCACCGCAAGCCCCGTTCCTGATCGCCGCCGATGGGACCATCCTGACTTACGACGCCGCCCGCCGCCGCTCCGCCCAGATCGCGGGCGCCTTTCGCGCGGCTGGCGTGCAGCCGGGGGACCGTGTCGCCATCCAGACCGAGAAGTCGCAAACCGCGCTGCTGACATGGCTCGCCGCGCTGCAGACGGGCGCGGTCTATCTCCCGCTCAACACCGGCTATACCACCGGCGAGCTGCGCTATTTCCTCGGCGATGCCGCCCCCGCACTGCTGCTCTGCCGCCCCGAAGACGAATCCGCCCTCGCCGCCTTGTGCGCGGAAATAGGCGTCCCCGCCCTGCTAACGCTGGACGCACAGGGCACCGGCGGCACGCTCGTCAGCGCAGCAGACGCTCAGCCTGAAGCCTTCACCCCCGCCCCGCTTGCCGCCGATGGCCTCGCCGCGATCCTCTACACCTCGGGCACCACCGGGCGCAGCAAGGGCGCGATGCTCACCCACGCCAACCTTGCCTCGAACGCGCTGACCTTGCGCGAATACTGGCGCTTCACCGCCGCAGACCGCCTGCTCCACGCCCTGCCGATCTTCCACACCCACGGACTGTTCGTCGCCACCAACACCACCATCGCGGCAGGCTCGGCGATGATCTTCCTGCCCCGGTTCGATGCCGATGACCTCGTCCGCCTGATGCCGCAGGCGAGCGTGCTGATGGGCGTGCCGACGTTCTACACCCGCCTGCTGTCGCACCCCGGCTTCACCCGCGATCTTGCGGCTCACATGCGCCTGTTCATCTCCGGCTCCGCGCCGCTCTCTGCCGAAACCCACAGGGAATTCAGCGCGCTGACCGGGCAGGCGATCCTCGAACGCTACGGCATGACCGAAACCAACATGAACACGTCCAACCCCTATCACGGCCTCCGCAAACCCGGCAGCGTCGGCTTCCCCCTGCCCGGCACGGCGCTGCGCATCGCCGACCCTGAAAGCGGCACGGTCCTGCCGCAAGGCGAGATCGGCGGCATCGAAGTGCGCGGCGCCAACGTGTTCTGCGGCTACTGGCAGATGCCTGAAAAGACCGCGCAGGAGTTCCGCGCCGACGGCTTCTTCATCACCGGCGACATGGGCCTGATCGACGCCGATGGCTATGTCCACATCGTCGGCCGCGCCAAGGATCTGATCATCGCGGGCGGCTTCAACATCTACCCCGCCGAAGTCGAAGCGGCGCTCGACGAAATCCCCGGCATTGCCGAAAGCGCGGTCATCGGCGTGCCTCACCCCGATCTCGGCGAAGGGGTCGTCGCGGTCGTCCGCGCCGCCGATCCGGCGCTGGACCAGGCCGCCGTCCTCGCCGCCCTGAAGGACCGCCTCGCCCGCTTCAAACAGCCCCGCGCGGTGATCTTCGCCAGCGACCTTCCCCGCAACGCCATGGGCAAGGTCCAGAAGAATGTGCTGCGCGAAGAGCACGCAGGATTGTTCGCGGGAAAGGCGTAA
- the trxC gene encoding thioredoxin TrxC gives MSESLIIACPACASLNRVPVEKLGGGKCGRCGKALFDAHPVTLTAANFEAHATKSDIPLVIDFWAAWCGPCRQMAPAFEAAAAQLEPQVRLGKLDTEAEQALAARYGIRSIPTLAIVHKGREVARQAGAMPVGAIVQWVRGASRS, from the coding sequence TTGAGCGAGTCCCTGATCATTGCCTGCCCCGCCTGCGCCAGCCTGAACCGCGTGCCGGTGGAGAAACTGGGCGGCGGCAAGTGCGGGCGCTGCGGCAAGGCCCTGTTTGACGCGCATCCCGTGACGCTGACGGCCGCGAACTTCGAGGCCCATGCCACGAAGAGCGACATTCCGCTGGTCATCGATTTCTGGGCAGCGTGGTGCGGGCCGTGCCGCCAGATGGCCCCGGCGTTCGAGGCGGCAGCGGCGCAGCTCGAGCCGCAGGTGCGGCTGGGCAAGCTCGATACCGAGGCCGAGCAGGCGCTGGCTGCGCGCTACGGGATACGTTCGATCCCGACGCTGGCCATCGTCCACAAGGGCCGCGAAGTGGCACGGCAGGCGGGCGCGATGCCGGTTGGGGCGATCGTGCAGTGGGTGCGGGGGGCTAGCCGTAGCTGA
- a CDS encoding aromatic ring-hydroxylating dioxygenase subunit alpha, translating to MSDFIQNAWYMAAWVCEVPDGGFLARRLLDRPWLLFRNPDDSWAMIEDRCPHRFVPLSRGKFADGRVTCGYHGLAFDGSGQCVNNRFGEVPKGASVAKCRVVERHGGLWFWAGDPGLADADAIPDFAFIDAGPPIERAQYVMGVNYQLIADNLLDLSHAEFLHVESFGTNGSLFSHGRQSVVQDASGAIWNKWDMTSASPPGWAAPMLDDGDRIDQALHIRWHAPASLALFIEIRRAGTAEPLVPPMANPHILTPETPGSTHYFFTHEPGPEAEAMARRVFLDEDEPMITAQAGAMDEADFWDMHPLILASDKAAILARRRLMQMHKAEMR from the coding sequence ATGTCCGATTTCATCCAGAATGCCTGGTACATGGCCGCATGGGTTTGCGAAGTGCCCGATGGCGGCTTTCTTGCCCGCCGGTTGCTCGACAGGCCTTGGCTCCTTTTCCGCAACCCAGACGATAGCTGGGCCATGATCGAGGATCGCTGCCCCCACCGGTTTGTCCCGCTGAGCCGGGGGAAATTTGCTGATGGGCGGGTTACGTGCGGATACCATGGATTGGCGTTCGATGGCAGCGGACAGTGCGTAAACAATCGCTTCGGCGAAGTGCCGAAGGGCGCGAGCGTCGCCAAATGCCGTGTCGTTGAACGCCACGGAGGCTTATGGTTCTGGGCAGGCGATCCGGGGTTGGCCGATGCCGACGCCATCCCTGACTTCGCCTTCATCGACGCCGGTCCGCCAATCGAGCGTGCACAATATGTCATGGGCGTGAACTACCAGCTCATTGCCGACAATTTGCTCGACCTCAGCCACGCCGAGTTTCTGCATGTTGAAAGCTTTGGCACGAATGGTTCCCTGTTCAGCCACGGCAGGCAGTCGGTCGTGCAAGACGCAAGCGGGGCCATCTGGAACAAATGGGACATGACTTCCGCATCCCCGCCGGGTTGGGCCGCGCCTATGCTGGACGATGGTGATCGCATCGATCAGGCATTGCATATCCGCTGGCATGCCCCTGCCAGTCTTGCGCTGTTCATCGAAATTCGCAGGGCGGGAACGGCAGAACCGCTCGTTCCGCCAATGGCCAATCCGCATATTCTCACGCCCGAGACGCCGGGTTCCACCCATTACTTCTTCACGCACGAGCCGGGGCCTGAGGCAGAAGCCATGGCGCGGCGCGTCTTCCTCGACGAGGATGAGCCAATGATCACCGCGCAAGCCGGTGCGATGGACGAAGCGGATTTCTGGGATATGCACCCGCTCATCCTTGCTTCGGACAAGGCAGCCATTCTGGCTCGGCGCAGATTGATGCAGATGCACAAGGCGGAGATGCGCTGA
- a CDS encoding Rap1a/Tai family immunity protein, with product MKVCLFAAAGLALLATPARAEWMNGEQLAEVCSTTVPVDRAMCLSYVMGVMDGVRYLDAPPRTPVGTSAGELRDVVVAYLGEHPEARALQGREIVRAAVVAAWPRIQPKAAVRKAPVRKRRS from the coding sequence ATGAAGGTCTGTCTTTTCGCAGCCGCCGGGCTTGCGTTGCTTGCCACACCCGCGCGTGCGGAGTGGATGAACGGGGAGCAACTGGCGGAGGTCTGTTCGACCACGGTGCCGGTCGACCGGGCGATGTGCCTGTCCTACGTGATGGGGGTGATGGACGGGGTGCGCTATCTGGATGCGCCGCCGCGCACGCCGGTGGGCACGAGCGCGGGCGAGCTGCGCGATGTGGTCGTGGCTTATCTGGGTGAACATCCCGAGGCGCGCGCATTGCAGGGGCGCGAGATCGTGCGGGCGGCGGTGGTGGCGGCCTGGCCCAGGATCCAGCCCAAAGCGGCGGTCAGGAAGGCTCCGGTGCGCAAGCGACGGTCCTGA
- a CDS encoding TolC family protein gives MIRRLLAVLALLFAPAAHAAELTLAEVLRSSAAHAPQVLEAMARQRSADARALSAQGQFDLVFDADAQARALGFYDGSFADVKATRPLTTNGGQVYTGYRLSTGSFPTYEGKSITNQLGEFRVGAVFSLLRDRAIDERRGRLELAQGDIDLAALDRDMIAIGVQRRAIEAWQQWVAAGLRVATLRELYDLAEQRQASIDRQIELGARPAILSTENRQNIVRRQALLVRAEQDLTLFANALSLFLRDDLGRPVVPAPARLPATMPAGVTPRLIDRAEAMAGRPDIKALLARIDQNGVRAALAQNELRPRLDFRVEGSKDIGPGSPVRTPAEALIGLRFSLPLEQRAARGRIAEVAAEQDALGHRLRLLEDQIGVEIANLRTQMDGAERLAELATSEAALSRRMAEAERRRYALGASDFLVVNLREEALADATIREIDAQYRSAAARAELVAAMADRDQLML, from the coding sequence ATGATCCGCCGCCTCCTTGCCGTGCTCGCCCTGCTCTTCGCGCCTGCCGCCCACGCGGCAGAGCTGACGCTGGCCGAAGTCCTGCGCTCCTCCGCCGCCCACGCGCCGCAAGTGCTCGAAGCCATGGCCCGCCAGCGCTCCGCCGATGCCCGCGCGCTTTCGGCGCAAGGCCAGTTCGATCTCGTCTTCGATGCCGACGCGCAAGCCCGCGCGCTCGGCTTCTACGACGGCAGCTTTGCCGACGTGAAAGCCACGCGCCCGCTCACCACCAACGGCGGGCAGGTCTACACCGGCTACCGCCTCTCCACCGGCAGCTTCCCCACATACGAAGGCAAATCGATCACCAACCAACTGGGCGAGTTCCGCGTCGGCGCGGTATTCTCGCTCCTGCGCGACCGCGCGATAGACGAGCGCCGGGGCCGCCTCGAACTGGCCCAGGGCGACATCGACCTGGCCGCGCTCGACCGCGACATGATCGCCATCGGCGTCCAGCGCCGCGCGATCGAGGCCTGGCAGCAATGGGTCGCCGCAGGCCTGCGCGTCGCCACCTTGCGCGAACTCTATGATCTGGCCGAGCAGCGCCAGGCCTCGATCGACCGCCAGATCGAACTCGGCGCGCGGCCCGCGATCCTGAGCACCGAGAACCGCCAGAACATCGTCCGGCGGCAAGCGTTGCTGGTCCGCGCCGAACAGGACCTGACGCTCTTCGCCAACGCGCTATCGCTGTTCCTGCGCGACGATCTCGGGCGTCCCGTCGTCCCCGCACCCGCCCGCCTGCCCGCGACGATGCCCGCAGGCGTCACCCCGCGCCTGATCGACCGCGCCGAAGCCATGGCGGGCCGCCCCGACATCAAGGCCCTGCTCGCCCGGATCGACCAGAACGGCGTCCGCGCGGCGCTCGCGCAGAATGAATTGCGCCCCCGGCTCGATTTCCGCGTCGAAGGATCGAAGGACATCGGCCCCGGCTCGCCTGTTCGCACCCCTGCCGAAGCCCTGATCGGCCTGCGCTTCTCGCTCCCGCTCGAACAGCGCGCCGCGCGCGGCCGCATCGCCGAAGTTGCCGCCGAACAGGACGCGCTCGGCCACCGCTTGCGCCTGCTCGAAGACCAGATCGGCGTGGAAATCGCCAACTTGCGCACCCAGATGGACGGTGCGGAACGCCTTGCGGAACTCGCCACCAGCGAGGCCGCGCTGTCGCGCCGCATGGCCGAAGCCGAACGCCGCCGCTATGCGCTGGGCGCAAGCGATTTCCTCGTCGTCAACTTGCGCGAGGAAGCGCTGGCCGACGCCACCATCCGCGAAATCGACGCCCAATACCGCAGCGCCGCCGCCCGCGCAGAACTCGTTGCCGCCATGGCCGACCGGGATCAACTGATGCTCTAG
- a CDS encoding HlyD family efflux transporter periplasmic adaptor subunit: MATAPRNLAAFPTLATLRVPRLTRALGWMIATTIPVIAALLFIVPWLQTAPGRGEVIALNPEDRVQQVTALVPGRVERWYVTDGQQVRKGDPIARIIDNDPSLLTSLAAERAQVLAQIAATEQAMAVARIDVGRSGQLLAEGLAARRDYETAQIKVSDGAAKLAEARAKLSKVDIALGRQSAQLVRAPRDGRIQALNTAAGATLVSAGDWLATLTPDRATRIVELLVDGRDVALVRPGQAVRLHFEGWPAIQFSGWPSVAQGMFDGRVRSVDPSAGTTGLFRVLVEPMPGKPAWPDGNFVRLGSKVRGWIQMETVTIGYELWRQLNDFPLEFAVPVDTGPRKGTAAKALSDKDATKAKPKAEGGYEEEAK; encoded by the coding sequence ATGGCCACTGCCCCCCGCAATCTTGCTGCCTTCCCCACGCTCGCCACCTTGCGCGTCCCCCGCCTCACCCGCGCGCTCGGCTGGATGATCGCCACCACCATCCCGGTCATCGCCGCGCTGCTGTTCATCGTGCCCTGGCTGCAGACCGCGCCGGGCCGGGGCGAGGTCATAGCGCTCAACCCCGAAGACCGCGTTCAGCAGGTCACCGCGCTTGTCCCCGGACGGGTCGAGCGCTGGTACGTCACCGATGGCCAGCAAGTGCGCAAGGGCGATCCCATCGCCCGGATCATCGACAACGACCCCTCGCTCCTGACCAGCCTTGCCGCCGAACGCGCGCAAGTCCTCGCCCAGATTGCCGCGACCGAGCAGGCCATGGCCGTCGCCCGGATCGATGTCGGTCGTTCAGGCCAGCTCCTTGCCGAAGGCCTTGCCGCGCGCCGCGATTACGAAACCGCGCAGATCAAGGTGTCCGACGGTGCCGCCAAGCTGGCCGAGGCCCGCGCCAAGCTCAGCAAGGTCGACATCGCCCTTGGCCGCCAATCCGCCCAGCTTGTCCGCGCCCCGCGCGATGGGCGCATTCAGGCGCTCAACACCGCCGCCGGAGCCACGCTGGTCAGCGCGGGAGACTGGCTCGCCACGCTCACACCGGATCGTGCAACGCGCATTGTCGAACTGCTGGTCGATGGCCGCGACGTTGCGCTGGTGCGGCCGGGCCAGGCGGTCCGCCTCCATTTCGAAGGCTGGCCCGCGATCCAGTTCAGCGGTTGGCCGTCTGTCGCCCAAGGCATGTTCGATGGCCGCGTGCGGTCGGTCGATCCCTCGGCGGGGACCACCGGCCTGTTCCGCGTGCTGGTCGAACCCATGCCCGGCAAGCCTGCCTGGCCCGACGGCAACTTCGTGCGCCTCGGATCGAAGGTGCGCGGCTGGATCCAGATGGAAACCGTGACCATCGGCTACGAACTGTGGCGCCAGCTCAACGATTTCCCGCTCGAATTCGCCGTGCCGGTCGATACCGGCCCGCGCAAGGGCACCGCTGCCAAGGCCCTGTCCGACAAGGACGCGACCAAGGCCAAGCCCAAGGCGGAAGGCGGCTACGAAGAGGAGGCGAAATGA
- a CDS encoding ABC transporter transmembrane domain-containing protein, with protein MADSPADHPVPTFREFFRWTAQVLGPDAGFIRLALLFGTAISLLSLATPISVQLLINSVANTALPAPLLTLAAILFGLLLIAGILSAFRVHLLAQFERRFFARLVAEITLRAVHAQNPFFVDARRGDLFNRFFDMVVVQKALTSLLIGGFTIVLQSMVGLVVTSFYHPFFLAFNAGLVLLVVVIWRVWANASLRTAITKSHAKHAAAHWLESVGGSNGIYKSGRHMAFAIDRSEAMTARYVETHRRHFRQTFAQTIALLLLYAAASAGLLAMGGWLILQGELSIGQLVAAELILSGVFYGIAQLGTYLETFYDLAASLEELHLFWDVPQEAAPEGETAALLHGAIRLRDVTHAGNRFDFAIESGAQVGVLAAPGVERSLVALLKRLSLPETGFVSVGGADLGTFDMYRLRSDVIVLDRPTIVEMTVREYLSLSAPGRPEAMLEALERVGLDTRIGTLPGGLDARLSSSGWPLSVGETMALKLAGAILARPRVLMLSPLYDMLPPARLASVLEALRPHGTTVLQFTERPEGLTRDTWLWIGKDRQARAADATDLLHLAAHPATTNWQER; from the coding sequence ATGGCCGACTCTCCTGCCGACCACCCCGTCCCCACATTCCGCGAATTTTTCCGCTGGACCGCCCAGGTCCTCGGACCAGACGCCGGTTTCATCCGGCTCGCCCTGCTCTTTGGCACGGCCATATCCTTGCTCTCGCTGGCAACGCCGATCTCGGTGCAACTGCTGATCAACTCGGTTGCCAACACCGCGCTGCCCGCGCCGCTGCTCACCCTCGCGGCCATCCTGTTCGGCCTGCTGCTGATCGCCGGAATCCTCAGCGCCTTCCGCGTCCACCTGCTCGCCCAGTTCGAGCGCCGCTTCTTCGCGCGCCTCGTTGCCGAAATCACATTGCGCGCGGTCCATGCGCAAAACCCGTTCTTCGTCGATGCCCGGCGCGGCGATCTGTTCAACCGCTTCTTCGACATGGTCGTGGTGCAGAAGGCGCTGACCAGCCTGCTGATCGGCGGCTTCACAATCGTCCTGCAAAGCATGGTCGGCCTGGTCGTGACCAGTTTCTACCACCCGTTCTTCCTCGCCTTCAATGCGGGTCTGGTACTGCTCGTCGTCGTGATCTGGCGCGTCTGGGCCAATGCCTCGCTGCGCACCGCGATCACCAAGAGCCACGCCAAGCACGCCGCCGCCCACTGGCTCGAAAGCGTCGGCGGATCGAACGGCATCTACAAGTCGGGCCGCCACATGGCCTTCGCCATTGACCGCTCCGAAGCCATGACTGCGCGCTATGTCGAAACCCACCGCCGCCATTTCCGCCAGACCTTCGCCCAGACCATCGCGCTCCTGCTGCTCTATGCGGCGGCGAGTGCAGGATTGCTGGCGATGGGCGGATGGCTGATCCTGCAGGGTGAACTCTCGATCGGCCAGCTCGTCGCCGCCGAACTGATCCTCTCGGGCGTGTTCTACGGAATCGCCCAGCTCGGCACCTACCTTGAAACCTTCTACGATCTCGCCGCCAGCCTCGAAGAGCTGCACCTGTTCTGGGACGTGCCGCAGGAAGCCGCGCCCGAGGGCGAGACCGCCGCGCTGCTTCACGGCGCCATTCGCCTGCGCGACGTCACCCACGCCGGCAACCGCTTCGACTTTGCCATAGAGAGCGGCGCACAGGTCGGCGTGCTGGCCGCGCCCGGCGTCGAGCGCAGCCTCGTCGCTCTGCTCAAGCGCCTCAGCCTCCCCGAAACCGGCTTCGTGAGCGTCGGCGGCGCCGATCTCGGCACGTTCGACATGTACCGCTTGCGCTCAGACGTCATCGTGCTCGACCGCCCGACCATCGTCGAGATGACCGTCCGCGAATATCTCTCGCTCAGCGCACCGGGCCGCCCCGAAGCCATGCTCGAAGCGCTCGAGCGCGTCGGCCTCGATACCCGTATCGGAACGCTTCCGGGCGGGCTGGATGCGCGGCTTTCCTCCTCGGGCTGGCCGTTGTCGGTGGGCGAGACGATGGCGCTCAAGCTGGCAGGTGCGATTCTCGCCCGCCCCCGCGTGCTGATGCTCTCGCCGCTCTACGACATGCTCCCGCCTGCCCGCCTCGCCAGCGTGCTCGAGGCCTTGCGCCCGCACGGCACCACTGTCCTGCAATTCACCGAGCGCCCCGAAGGCCTCACCCGCGACACATGGCTGTGGATCGGCAAGGACCGCCAGGCCCGCGCCGCCGATGCGACCGACCTGCTCCACCTCGCCGCCCATCCTGCGACAACCAATTGGCAGGAACGCTGA
- a CDS encoding phosphomannomutase, with protein MGNRFQMNDMSTIRSFSVGDLMAVSGVPFGTSGVRGLAAAMTDRLCHAYATAFLQYLRQIGEFADGGRVALAGDLRISTPRILAAVATAVRDCGGEAVFCGFTPTPALAYHAMGIGIPSIMVTGSHIPADRNGIKFYRPHGEVLKSDEAGIVGQIVAIDAARFGADDGLNDPVALPAVTGVEDAYVARYVDYFGADALSGLTIGVYQHSAVGRDLLVRAVEALGGAAVPFGRSTVFVPVDTEAIREEDIALAAAWAAENAVDAIISTDGDSDRPLVADAGGVWLRGDIVGLLCARAVNADVVVTPVSSNTVAELSGAVPRVLRTRIGSPYVIAAMMDAAAADPALRVCGYEANGGFLLQTPVGSLTALPTRDALLPILSVIAAARTMPVAEVVAALPPRYTFSDRVADFPQAYSAALIAFLSAGAQDEQLARIARVFGPIAGLPTGIDTTDGFRMSFADGSIIHFRPSGNAPELRCYSEAETEAKARDLNARALAHVLSDVIAEALNT; from the coding sequence ATGGGAAACCGCTTTCAGATGAACGACATGAGCACAATCCGCAGCTTTTCCGTGGGCGACCTGATGGCAGTGAGCGGGGTGCCGTTCGGCACCAGCGGCGTGCGCGGGCTGGCTGCGGCGATGACCGACCGGCTGTGCCACGCCTATGCCACCGCGTTTCTGCAGTATCTGCGCCAGATCGGAGAGTTTGCCGATGGCGGCCGCGTTGCGCTGGCGGGAGATCTTCGCATCAGCACGCCGCGCATTCTGGCGGCGGTGGCGACGGCGGTGCGCGATTGCGGGGGCGAGGCGGTGTTCTGCGGCTTCACGCCGACGCCTGCGCTGGCCTATCACGCGATGGGCATCGGCATCCCTTCAATCATGGTGACCGGCAGCCACATCCCGGCCGACCGCAACGGCATCAAGTTCTACCGCCCGCATGGCGAGGTGCTGAAGAGCGACGAGGCGGGGATCGTCGGGCAGATCGTGGCGATCGATGCGGCGCGTTTCGGGGCGGATGACGGGTTGAACGATCCGGTGGCCTTGCCTGCGGTGACCGGGGTCGAGGACGCCTATGTCGCTCGGTATGTCGACTATTTCGGGGCCGATGCGCTCAGCGGGTTGACCATCGGGGTGTACCAGCATTCGGCGGTGGGGCGGGATCTGCTGGTGCGCGCGGTCGAAGCGCTGGGCGGGGCGGCGGTGCCGTTCGGGCGTTCGACGGTGTTCGTGCCGGTCGATACCGAAGCGATCCGCGAGGAAGATATTGCGCTGGCGGCGGCATGGGCGGCGGAAAATGCCGTGGATGCGATCATCTCGACCGATGGCGATTCGGACCGGCCGCTGGTGGCTGATGCGGGCGGGGTGTGGCTGCGCGGTGATATCGTCGGTCTGCTCTGCGCGCGCGCGGTGAACGCCGACGTGGTGGTGACGCCGGTGAGCAGCAATACGGTGGCGGAACTGAGCGGCGCGGTGCCGCGCGTTCTGCGCACGCGGATCGGTTCACCCTATGTGATCGCGGCGATGATGGACGCGGCGGCAGCTGATCCGGCCTTGCGCGTGTGCGGATACGAAGCCAATGGCGGATTCCTGCTCCAGACGCCGGTGGGCAGTCTGACTGCGCTGCCGACGCGCGATGCCTTGCTTCCGATCCTGTCGGTGATCGCGGCTGCGCGGACGATGCCGGTGGCCGAAGTGGTGGCCGCGCTGCCGCCGCGCTATACGTTCTCGGACCGCGTGGCCGACTTTCCGCAAGCGTACAGCGCGGCGCTGATCGCGTTTCTTTCAGCAGGTGCGCAGGACGAGCAACTGGCGCGGATCGCGCGGGTGTTCGGGCCGATTGCCGGACTGCCGACCGGGATCGACACGACCGATGGCTTCCGCATGAGCTTTGCCGATGGTTCGATCATCCATTTCCGCCCATCGGGCAACGCGCCCGAACTGCGCTGCTATTCCGAGGCCGAGACGGAGGCCAAGGCGCGTGATCTCAACGCGCGGGCGCTGGCGCATGTGCTGAGCGATGTCATCGCCGAGGCGCTCAACACCTGA
- a CDS encoding bifunctional methylenetetrahydrofolate dehydrogenase/methenyltetrahydrofolate cyclohydrolase FolD has protein sequence MAQIIDGKALAAQVIERTAAEVAEIVAGGGTAPGLAVILVGNDAASEVYVGRKIAQCRKAGIRSIEHRLAADTPQEQVLALIDTLNADAGVHGILVQLPLPKHIDAALVLDRIDPGKDVDGFHPVNVGRLSTGTGGLVPCTPLGVMLLLDSVIEDYRGLNVVVIGKSNIVGKPVSMLLLEREATVTVTHIETLDLPDVARKADVIVAAAGAPHLVRGYWVKPGAVVIDVGISRITDFDGKTRIVGDCATHELDHARAVTPVPGGVGPMTIACLLSNTVLAAKRAALA, from the coding sequence ATGGCACAGATCATCGATGGCAAGGCGCTGGCGGCGCAAGTGATCGAACGCACCGCAGCCGAAGTGGCGGAGATCGTCGCGGGCGGCGGCACCGCACCGGGGCTGGCGGTGATTCTGGTGGGCAACGATGCGGCGAGCGAAGTCTACGTCGGGCGCAAGATTGCGCAGTGCCGCAAGGCGGGCATCCGCTCGATCGAGCACCGCCTGGCGGCAGACACGCCGCAGGAACAGGTACTGGCGCTGATCGATACGCTCAATGCCGATGCGGGCGTGCACGGCATTCTGGTGCAATTGCCGCTGCCAAAGCACATCGACGCCGCGCTGGTGCTTGACCGGATCGATCCGGGCAAGGATGTCGACGGCTTCCATCCGGTGAATGTCGGGCGTCTGTCCACTGGCACCGGCGGCCTTGTGCCCTGCACCCCGCTGGGGGTGATGTTGCTGCTCGACAGCGTGATCGAGGATTACCGCGGTCTCAACGTGGTGGTGATCGGCAAGTCGAACATCGTCGGCAAGCCGGTGTCGATGCTGCTGCTCGAGCGCGAGGCGACGGTGACCGTGACGCATATCGAGACGCTCGACCTGCCCGATGTGGCGCGGAAGGCCGATGTGATCGTGGCGGCGGCGGGCGCGCCGCATCTGGTGCGCGGCTACTGGGTGAAGCCGGGCGCCGTGGTGATCGACGTGGGCATCAGCCGCATTACCGACTTCGACGGAAAGACGCGCATCGTCGGCGATTGCGCGACGCACGAGCTGGATCACGCCCGCGCGGTGACGCCGGTGCCGGGCGGGGTGGGACCGATGACCATCGCTTGCCTGCTCAGCAATACGGTGTTGGCGGCCAAGCGCGCAGCACTTGCATGA